From the Fusarium poae strain DAOMC 252244 chromosome Unknown contig_4, whole genome shotgun sequence genome, one window contains:
- a CDS encoding uncharacterized protein (TransMembrane:2 (o41-59i108-126o)), with protein MKIIVQAPPEEEAHEPVRPLPDRGVVRMEAIVAQLTNVKRFAFFSSVFLISFFLGLDFLTRNSYTAFATSSFQQHSLLATVNVIRGVVAAAAQPSVARLMDVFGRIEVFTVAIVFLTVGTIVQTFSSDVQSFSGGAVLQTLGQTWLYEYSNKALYEYA; from the coding sequence ATGAAAATAATTGTCCAGGCACCGCCGGAGGAAGAGGCTCATGAGCCTGTTCGACCCCTGCCAGATCGTGGAGTGGTGCGGATGGAGGCCATTGTTGCCCAGCTCACCAACGTGAAACGATTTGCTTTCTTCAGCAGCGTGTTTCTCATCAGTTTCTTCCTCGGTCTTGATTTTCTCACACGCAACAGCTACACGGCCTTCGCTACGTCCTCCTTTCAACAACACTCTCTCCTGGCAACCGTCAATGTCATCCGCGGAGTCgtggctgctgctgctcagcCCTCCGTAGCCAGACTCATGGACGTTTTCGGTCGCATTGAAGTTTTCACTGTAGCTATTGTGTTCCTCACCGTGGGCACCATTGTTCAGACTTTCTCTTCCGACGTTCAGAGCTTCTCAGGTGGCGCTGTCCTTCAGACATTGGGACAGACATGGCTATATGAATATTCAAATAAGgccttatatgaatatgcatga
- a CDS encoding uncharacterized protein (SECRETED:SignalP(1-17)): protein MLRKTVLWVQIFASVLAMMAVEVRRRARSMQTRLSGTAKASGPDKNIVIVGASFAGWWAIQTLANYLPHGSGYQIVVIEPNSHFQFSWVIPRFCVVEGHEDKAFIPYDRWRKGMPPGLVQWVKGRVVSTSQTHVKLQAGEEIPYEYLVVATGSEVEEGLPSRVNHTEKGEGVRRLREMQAAVKAAKSIVVVGGGAAGVEVATDAKDLYPEKKVTIVHSRDALMHRFGKDLQEEALKWMKQLEVDVILGERVVAEDANTGTVTLRSGTVLECDKFINCTGQKPASGILKDLSPSSIAPTGYISVKPTLQIADVQLPNIYICGDVADAKVPTPNGRAAIRQASVVVDNILASIRGQQPFYSYQYSWPMDSFIKLTLGLNRSTTYIGDGKDCILFRSKEKIDLMSKDAWKKFGANPFEDDSYNGK, encoded by the exons ATGCTTCGAAAGACTGTTCTTTGGGTTCAGATTTTCGCCAGCGTGCTGGCGATGATGGCCGTCGAGGTCAGACGTCGCGCTAGGTCGATGCAAACACGTCTTTCGGGAACAGCCAAAGCCTCGGGCCCAGACAAGAACATCGTTATCGTCGGCGCCTCCTTCGCTGGATGGTGGGCAATCCAAACTCTTGCCAACTATCTCCCCCACGGAAGCGGTTATCAAATCGTGGTAATCGAGCCAAACAGCCACTTCCAATTCAGCTGGGTGATCCCTCGCTTCTGTGTCGTAGAGGGACATGAGGACAAGGCGTTCATTCCATACGATAGATGGAGGAAAGGGATGCCTCCGGGGCTTGTACAATGGGTAAAGGGCCGAGTTGTCTCGACAAGCCAAACGCATGTCAAACTCCAGGCTGGAGAGGAGATCCCATACGAGTACTTGGTTGTCGCAACTGGATCCGAAGTGGAAGAGGGCCTGCCATCTCGCGTCAATCACACAGAGAAGGGCGAGGGAGTTCGTCGCTTGCGAGAAATGCAAGCTGCTGTCAAGGCCGCAAAGTCCATAGTCGTCGTCGGCGGCGGAGCTGCAGGAGTCGAGGTCGCGACTGACGCGAAGGATCTCTACCCGGAGAAGAAGGTGACGATTGTTCATTCAAGGGATGCTTTGATGCACCGTTTCGGCAAAGATCTGCAGGAAGAAGCTCTGAAGTGGATGAAGCAGCTTGAGGTGGATGTCATCCTTGGTGAGCGTGTCGTCGCAGAGGATGCCAATACTGGAACCGTCACACTGCGATCTGGGACAGTTCTGGAGTGCGATAAGTTT ATCAATTGTACCGGACAGAAGCCTGCTTCCGGCATTCTCAAGGACCTATCCCCCAGCTCCATCGCACCGACTGGATATATTAGTGTCAAACCAACACTTCAAATAGCCGATGTGCAGCTCCCGAACATCTACATCTGCGGTGATGTTGCCGACGCGAAGGTGCCGACACCCAACGGTCGGGCCGCCATTCGACAAGCCTCTGTGGTGGTAGACAACATCCTCGCGTCTATTCGAGGTCAACAGCCGTTTTACTCATACCAGTATTCGTGGCCCATGGATAGCTTCATCAAGCTGACTCTTGGATTA AATCGCTCAACGACGTATATAGGCGACGGCAAGGACTGTATCCTATTCAGAAGCAAGGAGAAGATCGATCTCATGTCGAAGGATGCGTGGAAGAAGTTTGGTGCAAATCCTTTCGAAGATGACTCCTACAATGGCAAATAG